The Haemorhous mexicanus isolate bHaeMex1 chromosome 5, bHaeMex1.pri, whole genome shotgun sequence genome contains a region encoding:
- the IQUB gene encoding IQ and ubiquitin-like domain-containing protein translates to MEDVSDGFEIVTSEGSGAEQSPASSQGKAVGEAGDPAEKPLLPEPAGTAQSKKGWNQQSPSQNSVLPESTEKGTMTASMIKDNETPRKTWPNFENQEHFSGEVTQQDYHMPDVITVRVQTGSDSFQEVDVKVERPTYNKPFLGGFRNVSTGVEFHNAGSQTKPKKRPDKGIQLFCRGTQTAVEKNIRQQTRNTTSTQMTKTGLFVSNMTDKLITPGKYFTAEEYHKRRVEAVIVIQKYFRRWHAANLVQNLKVQRRLRLAREAQEEFQKKWEKEEKLRREYEKKLNPKTREDFELLYHELELWMQEETERINRTLTGAKRKAALYALLEEETELIACIGMHKLSANLENQQKAILRFLGKCAQPRRWKAFDGKITEMDTQNSLCGKELLEIYRSINTKDIPKDERISVLLTLKWTVKEHECKLTQEIVALIDREIDLISREVKECNLEGLRKRICTLFLQYIKTPEFNPQVAGLIKVPQDPLTLYKNVYFCHSCEKYLAPTEFPIPASSHTIGRCRSCYQLDNEARKREAYFKYRLILENLRKSEVDYQDDSQIVFLVQLPDMQYLIENIWNCQSALSACSDLYELVMVRWDKQHEWSPWNTILLTKEEADAHLKLCNLQKTYEAPFIYKIEQKHIRAKNYFARIPAMSSFLHRSKNQSNANSYQKHSSLKLKK, encoded by the exons ATGGAAGATGTATCAGATGGCTTTGAAATTGTTACATCAGAAGGATCAGGTGCAGAGCAATCACCTGCATCCTCACAAGGAAAAGCAGTCGGAGAGGCTGGGGACCCAGCAGAGAAGcctctgcttccagaacctgcaGGCACTGCACAATCAAAGAAGGGCTGGAACCAGCAGTCTCCTTCTCAAAATTCAGTACTACCAGAGAGTACAGAAAAGGGGACAATGACAG caagCATGATTAAGGATAATGAAACACCTAGGAAGACTTGGCCTAATTTTGAGAATCAGGAACATTTCTCTGGAGAAGTCACTCAACAGGATTACCACATGCCTGATGTCATAACCGTCAGAGTACAAACAG GTTCAGATTCATTTCAAGAAGTAGATGTAAAAGTTGAAAGACCTACCTATAATAAACCTTTTCTGGGTGGATTTAGGAACGTGTCAACAGGAGTGGAATTTCATAATGCAGGatcacaaacaaaacccaaaaaacgaCCTGACAAAGGAATTCAGTTATTTTGTAGGGGAACACAG acggctgtggaaaaaaatatacgACAACAAACAAGAAATACAACATCGACACAGATGACTAAAACTGGCCTTTTTGTATCAAACATGACTGACAAACTAATAACTCCTGGAAAGTATTTTACAGCAGAGGAATACCATAAACGTAGAGTTGAAGCA GTAATAGTAATACAGAAGTATTTCCGTCGTTGGCATGCTGCAAATTTAGTACAAAATCTGAAGGTACAAAGGAGGTTAAGGCTGGCACGGGAGGCACAagaagaatttcagaaaaaatgggagaaagaagaaaaattgaggAGGGAGTATGAGAAAAAACTGAACCCTAAAACAAGAGAAGACTTTGAGCTACTGTACCATGAGTTGGAAT TATGGATGCAGGAGGAGACTGAGCGAATTAACAGAACTCTTACTGGAGCTAAAAGAAAGGCAGCACTTTATGCACTTCTGGAAGAGGAGACAGAGCTCATTGCTTGCATTGGGATGCACAAACTAAGTGCCAATCTGGAGAATCAACAAAAAGCAATACTGCGCTTTCTGGGTAAG TGTGCACAACCAAGGAGGTGGAAAGCATTTGATGGAAAAATCACTGAAATGGATACACAGAACTCGCTCTGTGGCAAAGAACTACTAGAGATCTACCGCAGCATTAACACAAAGGACATCCCAAAAGATGAGAGAATATCTGTGCTGTTAACACTCAAATGGACAGTGAAG gaacatGAATGTAAATTAACACAGGAAATAGTGGCATTAATTGACCGGGAAATTGATCTTATATCAAGAGAGGTGAAAGAATGCAACTTGGAAGGACTGAGGAAAAGAATTTGTACATTATTTCTCCAGTATATCAAAACTCCAGAGTTTAACCCTCAAGTTGCTGGGTTAATTAAG gttCCACAAGATCCCTTAACGCTTTATAAAAACGTTTACTTCTGTCATAGCTGCGAAAAGTACTTAGCACCTACCGAGTTTCCCATTCCTGCAAGTTCCCACACCATTGGCAGATGTCGCTCGTGTTACCAGCTTGATAATGAGGCTCGGAAACGAGAAGCATATTTCAAGTACAGACTTATACTAGAAAATCTCAGGAAGTCTGAAGTTGATTATCAGGATGATAGTCAAATTGTTTTCTTAGTTCAG CTTCCAGACATGCAGTACTTGATTGAGAACATATGGAACTGCCAGTCAGctctcagtgcctgcagtgACCTGTATGAGTTGGTTATGGTCAGGTGGGATAAGCAACATGAGTGGTCTCCATGGAACACTATTCTCCTCACTAAAGAAGAGGCAGATGCACATCTTAAGCTGTGTAACCTTCAGAAG acttacGAAGCTCCATTTATTTACAAAATAGAACAAAAGCATATCCGGGCAAAAAACTACTTTGCTCGAATTCCTGCAATGTCATCATTTTTGCACAGAAGTAAGAATCAGTCTAATGCAAATTCCTACCAGAAACATAGTTCCTTGAAGTTAAAGAAGTGA